DNA sequence from the Caulobacter segnis genome:
GCACCAGCGCCTCGCGCTGGTCGCCCGTTCGGCGCACGGAAAGCTCGGCCTTCACCCGCGTCTGCGTCGGGTGCAGTTCGAAGACCAACCGCGTGGTCTCGATGGCGAACGGGAAGGGGCGATAATCAGCCAGCCGGATGGGCTGCGGCGTGTCGGTGCGCATGATCACTAGCTAAGGCCGCGAGGCGGATTTCGCCAGCGCCCAGCGCGATTACTTGGGGCGTCCGCGCAGGAAATTGGCGGCCGGCGGGCTGGGCGGAGCTTCGCGTTCCGTTCGGGGCGGGACCGGATCGGCGCGTGTGAAGGCCGGGGCGCGCTGGCTCAGCTCGCGCTCGAGGGCGGCCATGCGCTCGCTGAGCGAAGGGGACCTGAGATCCGGCGAGGCGGGCGGAACGTCCGTCTTGGCCGGGAGAGGCGGCTCCTTCGCCGCGGCGTCCTGCATGTCCTGCAGTTCCAGTTCGATGGTCGCCGCGCGCCGCGCCAGGCCGCGCAGCGCCTCGGGTCTGGCGCCGTCGGCGACCAGGGTGATCAACTCCTGGGCCAGGGCGCGCAGCCGGGGCGCGGCGGCGATGATCCGCGCCTGGGCCTCTATGCGCGCCGGATCGCGGTCGTACTCCGCCCGAGGCACGCGCCAGCCGCCCCAATCTTGCGGGTCGGTCATCACCACCGGATGCGTGCCGGGGATCGGATGTTGGGATGTTTCCTCGCGGCCGCGCCATTTGTTGCGATCGCGCACGATGCGCCAGGCCTCGCCGTTCGCGCCGGCGGCGTCACGAGGATCGAGCGTCAGTTCGGCCGCGTGGAACATTCGGCCGAGGCCGACGTCGTAGGTGATGCGGACCGGCTCGGACAAACCACCGGTCCAGGCGGGGACGACGCGTTCGACGGTCGCCCACGCGCCGACGCTGTCCACCCAGACTCTCTGGTTTTTCTTGAACTGAGCCTTGGTCATTGCTCTGAGCGAATCGCGTTCGCCGAACATGACGCAACAGAAGTAATACAGTAAGGTAAATATTCAGCGTGTGAATGCACGGTTTCAACTATGGAGCGCATCGGTACAACCGATGAGTTCACCTTCGAAACCTTGGTTGCTTTAGGTTAAGCGCAAGTCGCGTCACCGCCGCCCGCGAGCGTCCGGAGAAATCGACGCCCGCGTTCATTCCGCCGTCGATTGACATACCGGGCCAAAGCAATGGCGAGTTTTCCCTCGGCCTGGACCAAGGGGAGGCGGCGTCGTGGCGCGAGATCAGGGTGGACTGGAAGTCGGACAGAGGCGGTTCCTGCATCCTGGGCCGCTGCGCTGGCTGCGCGCGACCGGCTGGATGGCGCTGCTCTTCATCGTGTTCGCGATCGTCTATGCCGGCGCCCAGACGGTGGGAAATCCCTTGTTCAGCAAGGGCGGCCACCTGCTGGAAGTGCTGGAGGTCGCGGCCATCTGCGCGGTGGGCCTGGGCCTCTACGCCGGGATCGTCCGTCTGGCCGAAGGGCGCTGGCCCGAGGAGCTGAGCCCGCGCCAGGCGCCGGCGGACCTGGCCATCGGGCTCGTGGTCGGCGCGGCCATGCTCAGCGCCGTCGTGGGCGGGCTCTACGCCCTGGGCGTCTACGAGATCAGCGGACCGCGCCCGGCCTCGGCCTGGGGGACGATCGCCATGGCGATCGAGTCCGGCGTGATGGAGGAACTCCTGATGCGCGCCATCGTCCTGCGCCTGCTGATGCGGGCCTTCGGGATCTGGCCCGCCCTGGTCCTGCAGGCGGCGCTGTTCGGCGCGCTGCACCTGGCCAATCCCAACGCCAGCCCGACCGCCGCCGCGGCCATCGCCATCGAGGCGGGGCTGATGCTGGCGGGCTTCTACCTGCTGACCGGGCGCCTGTGGATGTCGATCGGCGTCCACGCGGCCTGGAACTTCACCCAGGGCTGGGTGTGGGGCGCCTCGGTCTCGGGGATCCCCGTTGTCGAGAGCTGGCTGGTCAGCAAGCCCAAGCCCGGCGCGCCGGAATTCCTCAGCGGCGGCGCCTTCGGTCCGGAGGCTTCGCTGCCGGCCATGGTCGTCGGCACGCTGACGGCGGTCGTGGTGCTGTGGCTGGCCTGGAGGAAGGGGAACTTCAAGGCGAAGGCGGATGCGGTCCAGACCTCGGGACCGCCGGCGTCGGATGCCGTGGGGTAACGCGCCACGAGGCGGGAGCGCCAGCGTAAGAACCTGAAATTCTTGACGCCGGGTCAATCTTTCCCTTCGCGTGAACGTCGTTCAGTGTGCGTCCCGAGACCGGCCGACAGAGCCGTGTCCTGGGAGGATGCCCGTGGATTTCGACTATTCGGACGACCAGAAGTTCCTGAAGGACGAGGCGCGCAAGTTCCTCGCCGCCCACTGCGACGTGGCCGTCGTGCGAGGCGTCCTGGACAACGCCGACCGCTCGTTCGACGAGAAGCTGTGGAAGGGCGTGGCCGAGCAGGGCTGGCTGGGCGCCTCGATCCCCGAGGAGCACGGCGGGCTGGGCCTGGGCCGTGTCGAGCTGTGCGCCATCGCCGAGGAGCTGGGCCGCGTCGTCGCGCCGATCCCGTTCGCTTCCACAGTCTATTTCCTGGCCGAGGGGGTCCTGGCCCACGGTACGGACGGCCAGAAGGCCGCGATCCTGCCGCGCATCGCCGCCGGTCAGTTGATCGGCTGCCTGGCGACCTCGGAAGGTCCCGGCGTCGTGGGGCCGGCGACCCTGACCACCCGCGTCGAGGGCGGCAAGCTGTTCGGGACCAAGATCCCGGTCACCGACGGCGATGTCGCAGACACCGCCCTGGTGCTGGCCAGCGAGGGCGGGCGTCCTGGCCTCTATCTGGTGGACCTGAAGCAGGCCGGCGTGGCGCGCGAGACCTTGAAGAGCCTGGATCCCACGCGCGGCGTGGCCAAGCTGACCTTCGACGGCGCGGTCGCCGAGCGGCTGGGCGCGGCGGGCGCCGGCTTCGACATCGTCCAGGCGATCCTGGACCGCGCGGCCGTGCTGCTGGCCTTCGAACAGCTGGGCGGCGCCGACCGCTGCCTGGAGATGGCCAAGGAGTACGCCCTGGGCCGCTACGCCTTCGGCCGGGTGATCGCCGGCTACCAGGCGATCAAGCACAAGCTGGCCGACATGTACGTCAAGAACGAGGTCGCCCGCTCCAACGCCTACTACGGCGCCTGGGCCCTGAACGACGACGCGCCCGAGCTGCCGATCGCGGCGGCGGCGGCGCGGATCGCGGCTTCGGAGGCCTTCTGGTTCGCCAGCAAGGAAAGCATCCAGGTGCACGGCGGCATGGGCTTCACCTGGGACGTCGACTGTCACCTCTACTACCGCCGCTCGCGGCAGCTCAGCCTGGTCGCCGGCGCGCCCAAGGTCTGGAAGGAACGGCTGGTCAGCCAGCTCGAACAGAAGAACGCGGCTTAAGGGAGCGCGAGGACCATGGATTTCAACGACTCCCCCGAAGAAGCCGCCTACCGCGAGAAGGCCCGCACGTGGCTGGCGCAGAGCGCCGCCGCCCACCGCGCCAAGTGGGGCGAGCTGAAACCCAACACCCCCGAGCACATGGCCGCCGCCAAGGACTGGCAGGCGACCAAGGCCGGGGCCGGCTACGCCTGCATCACCTGGCCCGCGGCCATCGGCGGCGGCGGCGGCACGCCGATCCAGTCGGTGATCTTCGGCCAGGAAGAGACCAAGGCTGGCCTGGGCTACGGCTATTTCACCATCGGCCTGGGCATGTGCGTGCCCACGGTCATGGCCTTCGCCGATAGCGACACCAAGAAGCGCTTCGTCTCGCCCGCCGTGAAGGGCGACGAGATCTGGTGCCAGCTGTTCTCGGAACCGGCCGGCGGGTCGGACGTGGCCGCGCTCCGTACGCGCGCCGTGCGTGACGGCGATGACTGGGTGATCAACGGCCAGAAGGTCTGGACCACCGGCGCCCACTATTGCGACTACGGCATCCTGCTGACGCGGACGGACCCGGATGTGCCCAAGCACAAGGGCCTGACCATGTTCTGGATCGACATGCGGGACACCGCCGTCGAGTGCCGGCCGATCCACCAGATGTCGGGCGGCCGCGAGTTCAACGAGGTCTATTTCACCGACCTGCGGGTCAAGGATAGCCAACGCCTGGGCGAGGTCGGCGACGGCTGGAAGGTGGCCCTGGTCACCCTGATGAACGAGCGTCTGGCGGTCGGGGGCTCGGCCGGCCCCAACTATCGCGAGATCATGAAGCTGGCCCGCCAGTTGTCGGGGACGACCGGTCCGGCGCTGAAGGACCAGGCGTTCCGCGAGAAGCTGGCCGACTGGTACGTCCAGTCCGAGGGCCTGAAATTCACCCGCTTCCGCACCATGACCGCCCTGTCGCGCGGCCAGACGCCGGGACCGGAGAGCTCGATCGGCAAGATCATATCGGCCAACCAGCTGCAGGAGCTGGCCAACACCGCCGTCGAGATGGAGGACCAGTACGGCATCCTGGTCGATCCCGACCAGGCGCCGGCCGAGGCGGTCTTCCAGCAGAGCCTGATGTGGGCGCCGGGCCTGCGCATCGCCGGCGGCACGGATGAGATCCTCAAGAACATCATCGCCGAGCGGGTGCTGGGCCTGCCCGGCGACGTGCGGGTCGACAAGGACGTGGCGTTCAAGGACATGCCGACGGGGCGCTAACCCGGTCAGCGCGCCTTCACGTCGCGGGCGGCCTTCGTGAGCTGAACGAACTCCGCCCGCAGGCCGTCCGGATCCGCCCCGCGCGCGCCCTGCGCCAGGGCGGTGACCGCCGGCCAGTCGAAGCGCTCGTCCACCCAGGGGTCGCCACGCAGCTTCTGGCCATAGGCGGCGACCGCGACGGCGAAGCGCGTCGCTTCCGGCGCGGCGGCGAGGCTGGCGTAGCGGTCGCCGGCTCCGATCGGTCGCTCGATCAGCTTCGAGGTCGTTCCGCCGGGCAGCTTGTAGCGGATCTTCAGGAAGGCCAGCTCGCCCGGGCCTGCGGCGGGCGTCGCGGAGGCCTTGTCGCCATAGCGTAACGGGTCCGAGGACGGCCGCGCGCCGGCCGGGGTGATCTCGTACAGCGCCGTCACCGACGCTCCCGCCCCGACCTCGCCGGCGTCGACCTGGTCGTTGTTGAAGTCCTCGCGGTTCAGCAGGCGCGTCTCGTAGCCGATCAGCCGGTACTCGCTGACCTGCCGGGGATTGAACTCGACCTGGATCTTCACGTCGTCGGCGATGGGAAAGAGGCTGGCCTGGAAGTCGTCGCGCAGCAGCTTGCGGGCCTCGTTCAGGGTGTCGACATAGGCGGCCACGCCGTTTCCGTTCTGGGCCAGGGCCTGCATCATGGTGTCGTTGTAGTTGCCGCGCCCGAAGCCGTAGACCGACAGGTAGACGCCGCTCTTGCGCTGGTCGGCGACGTAGTCCTTCAGGCGGGACGGGTCGGCGATGCCGACGTTGAAGTCGCCGTCGGTAACCAGGATCACGCGGTTGACCGCGCTCTTGGCGAAGTTCTGCTTGGCCAGGGCGTAGGCCAGCTCCAGGCCCGCGCCGCCGGCGGTCGAGCCGCCCGCGCGGAGGGCACCGAGGGCGCAGCGCATCTTCAGCTTCGAGCGGCCGTCGGTCGGCGCCAGCACGGCCCCGGCCGAACCGGCATAGGCGACCATCGCGACGCGGTCCTGAGGACGCAACTGGTCGATCAGCACGTTCAGCGCCTTTTGCGCCAGCGGTAGGCGGTCGGGACCCATCATCGAGCCCGAGGTGTCGACCAGGAAGACGAGGTTCAGCGGCGGCGCGTCGGCGCGCGGGGCGGCGTAGCCCTGCAGGCCGATGTGCAGGATCTGGCGCTGGCTGGACCAGGGCGACGGCGCCACCGCCACGGTGGCGCGGAACGGTGTCTGGGCGCTGGCCGGGCGGGCGTAGCCGTAGTCGAAATAGTTGATCAGCTCCTCGACCCGGACGGCGTCGCGCGGCGGGGCGACGCCGTCGTTGAGGAACCGGCGGGTGTTGGCGTAGGCGGCTGTGTCGACGTCGATCGAGAAGGTCGAGACCGGCTCGTCGGCCACGCGCTTGACCGGATTGGCGGCGGCGCCGGGATAGCGCTCGGTGTCCATCGCGGTCGGCACGTGCGGCGAACCGCTGATGATCGGCGGCGCGCTGCGCTGGACCGGCGGGAGCGGCAGCGGCGGCGGAGGCGTCATGTTGGGCGGCGGCGGTGGCGGTGGCGGCGGAGCGCCGGTCGGCGCCGCATAATTCATGACGGACGCTCGACTTGGGGCGGCGCGCATGCCCGAGACAACGACGTCGCCGCCTTGGCTCGTCCGGAAGCCCAGCGCCTCACAGGCCGCTGGCGTGACCACGCCGTCGCCTGGCTGAGGCGCGGCCCAGGCTGGCGGCGCGCCGACCATGGCCAGGGACAGCAGGCTGACGCCCGCGACGTGAAGCCCTCGACGAACCATGGCCGATCTCCCTACTTGCGACCCTTTCCAATTACGCGCGTAATATGACGGAAGCTGGGCGTCGCGGAAATCAACTTAAGGGTGATCGATCGGGCGGTCTACGGCGCGATCGTGCGAAGGAAGGTCGGCAGCTTGCGATGGTGCGTCGCCTGCTCGTAGGCGTAGCCCAGGTTCAGCAGCAGCTTCTCGCTCCAGGCCGGGCCGATGAAGGACAGGCCCACCGGCAGACCGGTGACGTCGCCCATCGGTACGGTCAGGTGCGGATAGCCGGCCACGGCGGGCAGGGTGGTCGATGAGCCGCCGTAGTTGTCGCCGTTCAGCGGATCGATGGTCCAGGCCGGGCCAGTGGTCGGAGCGACGATGGCGACCGCGCCGGTGGTCTTCAAAATCCTGTCGATGCCCTCGGGGCCGGCCAGGCGCTTGGAGTCCGCCAGGGCTTTCAGATACTCGGGATCGGCCAGGCCCTTGGTCTTCTCGGCCTTCTCGAAGCTCTCCTGGCCGAACCATTCGAACTCCTTCGGCGTCGCCTTGTTGAAGGCGATCAGGTCGGCCAGGGTGCGGCTCGGGACCTTCTTCGGATCGGTCGAGGACAGGTAGGCGGCCATGTCGGCCTTCAGCTCGGTATAGAGCACCACGCCCTCGGCCTTGCCGATCGGGCCCTCGTCGAACGCCGCCACGTCGACTAGGACCGCGCCCTGGGCCTGGAGCTCTTTCAGGGCCCGCTCGAACACCGCGTCGGTCTTGGGCGAATAGCCGGTGTAGAACCGCGCCACGGCCAGTTTCACGCCCTTCAGCGCGTCCTTGGAGAGCCCAGCCGCGTAGTCGGTCTTGCGGGCGTCGGCGTCCTTGGTAGCGGGGTCGGCCGGGTCGCCGCCGGCGATGACGGTCAGGACCTTGGCCGCGTCGAGGACCGTCGTGGTCATCGGGCCGGCGGTGTCCTGGCTGTGGCTGATCGGCACGATGTGGGTGCGCGAGACCAGGCCGACGGTGGGCTTGAGGCCGACCAGGCCGTTGATCGCGGCGGGACACGTGATCGAGCCGTCGGTCTCGGTGCCGATGGCCAGGGGCGCCAGACCCGCCGCCACCGACGCGCCCGAGCCGCTGGACGAGCCGCAGGCGCTGCGGTCCAGGACGTAGGGGTTGCGCACCGTGCCGCCCACCGCGCTCCAGCCGCTGATCGACTTGCTCGAGCGGATATTGGCCCATTCCGACAGGTTGGCCTTGCCCAGGATGACCAGGCCGGCGTCGGTCAGGCGCTTGACGATCGGCGCGTCGCGATTGGTGACATTGTCCTTCAGCGCCAGCGAGCCGGCGGTGGTGGCCGTGCCGTCGGCGCTCTCGATATTGTCCTTCAGCAGGATCGGGACGCCGTGCAGGGGAGAGCGCACCTTGCCGGCCTTGCGCTCGGCGTCCAGGGCGCGGGCGTCGGCCAGGGCGTGCGGGTTGGTGGCGATGACCGCGTGCAGGACGGGATTCTTGTCCTTGATGACGGCGAGGTAGCTCTTGGCCGCCTCCTCGGCGGTCTGGGCCGCCGCGCTCCCGGCGATGAGGGCGATGGCGGCCGCGCCGGCCAGGCAGGCGATCTTGGTCATGGACGTTTCCCCGAACGCGGTCGCGACTCCCGCGCGGACCGGAGCGGAGCATGGGGTCAAAATTCAGCGTCCGCCAGGGGCTGGCCGGAACGTCCGTGCGCGATCAGACGAAGATCGCCACGTTCTGTCGCGCCAGGACCAGCGGGCGACCCTGGCTGTTCCACAGGTGCATCTCCTGAGTGGAGTAGCCGTCGCCGATGGTCTCGGCCCGGCTGCGCAGCAGACGCCAGCCGTCGTCGTCCTCTCCCGGCAGGCCGACCACGTCCAGGGCCCAGGTCATGGTCGAGATCGGGCCGAATGTCCGGAACAGGGTCATGGCCGGCGGCGGCGGAGCATCCGCCAGGGCGACCAGGGCCGACAGCGAACGGGCCGCTTCGTCGCGGTGGCGGATCCACAGCAGGTATTCCGGAGGTTCGCCCGTCCCCGGCCGGCCGCCGCCGGCGACGCGGAAATCGAACTGGCGGATGAAGCTGGGCGCCTGGCTGGTGTCGCCCTTGTGGAAGGGCTCGCACTGGTCGGGCGGGGCCACGACGGGGCAGGGGATGTCGGCGTGGGCGGGCACGTGCGACTCGCGGGGCGTCCCGAACGTCAAGGTCCCGTGGGTGGCCACGCCCTGCTCGCCGACCAGGTCGACGGCCGCGAACAGGGTCGACTTGCCCTGGCGCAGCGCCTTGACCCCGATCGACAGCTCGCCCGCCGCCGGCCCGACGAAGGCGAACTGGGCCGAGCGCAGGGGCGGGGCCTCGGGGAAGGCGCGCTGCGCCGCCTCGACGCACAGCGCCGCCGACAGGCCGCCATAGGTGGTGCGCCCCTGTTTCCAGTCATCGGGGACATGGGCGGCGTAGCCCGCATCGGTAGCGGCGACGGCGGCGACGAGGTCGGTGTAGCGGGTCATGACCTCGAGGTTCGTTTTCTTTCGCTACGGAAGTCAAGCGACCCGCGACGTGAAAGCGTCACCGCGCGCGTTCGCCCTGCGTCTCCTTCAGGAACCAGTCCCGCAGCTTGAGGATGCGGGGCAGCTTGGGGTTCTCGGCGCGCCAGACGAAATGGTGGCCGGTCTTGACGTCGACCTCGCCAGGCAGGGGGCGAACCAGGCGGCCGTCGCCCAGGTCGCGGCGGGCGATGCCGCTGCGGGCCAGGGCCACGCCCAACCCTTGCGCGGCGGCGTCCAGCATCATCGACGAATCGTCGAAGCCCAGGGCCGGCGGCAGTTCCGGCGGCTCGACGCCCATGGCCCGAAACCAGATCGCCCAGGGCAGGCCGGTGTGGCGCAGCAGCGGGGCGCTGAGCAGGTCCTCGGGCTTCTCGATCCTGTAGCGCTCCAGCAGGGCGGGGCTGCAGACCGGAAACAACACCTCGTCGATCAGGCGCGCCGAGTCCACGCCCGGCCAGGGACCCTCGCCGAACCGCAGGGCGACGTCGGCGCCATCGGTGGCCAGGTCCGACATGCGGTCCTCGACGCGGATGGTCAGGTCCAGTTCGCCGGTCTCGGCCGACAGGCGGGCCAGCTGGGTGACCAGCCAGCGGGTGGCGAAGGCCGCGCCGGTCGAGATGACGATCGGTCCGCTGGCGGCCCGGCGGGCGCCGTCGACGCCCTGGCGCAGCGTGGTTATGGCCTCGCCGACCCGGGCGGCCAGGGCCGCGCCGGTGGCCGTGGGCTCCATCTGGTTGCCACGCCGGGTGAACAGCTGGACTCCCAGTTCTTCTTCCAGCTTGCGGACCTGCTGGCTGACCGCGCCATGGGTCACGAACAGCTCCTCCGCCGCGCGGCTGTAGCTCTTGTGGCGGGCGGCGGCCTCCAAGGCGACCAGCGAGGAGAAGGGCGGCAGGCGCATGGTCAAGATGTAAGGATGTTAGTCCAGCTCACAAGTGCCCGCAGATACCATCGTTCGTAAAGCCAAGGTGGCTTTGGCATTGTCCTTATCGCGGCGCCGCACCTGCCACCCAGATCTTTCCCACCTTCCTCCTTAGGGGACGAAACGATGAAGACCCTGCTTGTCGCGGGCGCGCTGGCGCTCGCCCTGTTCACCGGCGCGGCCGTCAAGGCGCCGCTGCTGACCCACGACGACTTCCGCTGGGCCGAGGGCATCACCCCCCACACCGTGCGCTAGACCGGTGTTCAGTCCAACAAAAAGGCCCGGAGAGCGATCTCCGGGCCTTTCGTATTTTCCGCGATGGAGGAGGGCTTACTTGCCCGCCGCCGTCAGGGCGTCCATCAGCTCCGGCACGGCCGTCTTGTAGTCGGCGACCAGGCCGTAGTCGGCCACCTGGAAGATCGGCGCGTCGGCGTCCTTGTTGATCGCGACGATCACCTTGGAGTCCTTCATGCCGGCCAGGTGCTGGATCGCGCCCGAGATGCCGATGGCGACATAGAGCTGCGGGGCGACGACCTTGCCGGTCTGGCCGACCTGGTAGTCGTTCGGGGCGTAGCCGGCGTCGACGGCCGCGCGCGAGGCGCCGACGGCGGCGCCCAGCTTGTCGGCCAGCGGCTCGATCACGCGCTGGAACTCCTCGGCCGAACCCATGGCGCGACCGCCGGAGACGACGATCTTGGCCGCGGCCAGTTCGGGACGGTCCGACTTGACCATCTCTTCGCTGACGAAGCGGGTCTTGCCGGCGTCGGCGCCCGCGACGGTCTCGACCGAGGCCGAGCCGCCTTCAGCGGCCGCCGCGAAGGCGGTCGGACGGACGGTGATCACCTTCTTGGCGTCCGACGACTGGACGGTCTCCAGCGCGTTGCCGGCGTAGATCGGGCGCGTGAAGGTGTCGGCCGAGACGACCTCGACGATGTCCGAGATCGGAGCGACGTCCAGCTTGGCGGCGACGCGCGGGGCGAAGTTCTTGCCGCCCGAGGTGGCCGGAACCAGGATGGCGTCGTAATTGCCGGCCAGGGCCAGCACCGCGTCGGCCTGGGCTTCGGCGACGCCGTGACCCAGGGCGTCGGACTCGGCCAGCAGCACCTTGCGGACGCCGGCGATCTTGGCGGCGGCGTCGGCCACGGCCTTGGCGCCCTTGCCCAGGACCAGAACGTCCACGTCGCCCGAGATCTTCTGGGCGGCGGTGACGACCTTGTGGGTGCCGTCGCGCAGGTGCGCGTTGTCGTTATCGGCG
Encoded proteins:
- a CDS encoding LysR substrate-binding domain-containing protein; the encoded protein is MRLPPFSSLVALEAAARHKSYSRAAEELFVTHGAVSQQVRKLEEELGVQLFTRRGNQMEPTATGAALAARVGEAITTLRQGVDGARRAASGPIVISTGAAFATRWLVTQLARLSAETGELDLTIRVEDRMSDLATDGADVALRFGEGPWPGVDSARLIDEVLFPVCSPALLERYRIEKPEDLLSAPLLRHTGLPWAIWFRAMGVEPPELPPALGFDDSSMMLDAAAQGLGVALARSGIARRDLGDGRLVRPLPGEVDVKTGHHFVWRAENPKLPRILKLRDWFLKETQGERAR
- a CDS encoding electron transfer flavoprotein subunit alpha/FixB family protein, yielding MAVLVVADNDNAHLRDGTHKVVTAAQKISGDVDVLVLGKGAKAVADAAAKIAGVRKVLLAESDALGHGVAEAQADAVLALAGNYDAILVPATSGGKNFAPRVAAKLDVAPISDIVEVVSADTFTRPIYAGNALETVQSSDAKKVITVRPTAFAAAAEGGSASVETVAGADAGKTRFVSEEMVKSDRPELAAAKIVVSGGRAMGSAEEFQRVIEPLADKLGAAVGASRAAVDAGYAPNDYQVGQTGKVVAPQLYVAIGISGAIQHLAGMKDSKVIVAINKDADAPIFQVADYGLVADYKTAVPELMDALTAAGK
- a CDS encoding acyl-CoA dehydrogenase family protein, which codes for MDFDYSDDQKFLKDEARKFLAAHCDVAVVRGVLDNADRSFDEKLWKGVAEQGWLGASIPEEHGGLGLGRVELCAIAEELGRVVAPIPFASTVYFLAEGVLAHGTDGQKAAILPRIAAGQLIGCLATSEGPGVVGPATLTTRVEGGKLFGTKIPVTDGDVADTALVLASEGGRPGLYLVDLKQAGVARETLKSLDPTRGVAKLTFDGAVAERLGAAGAGFDIVQAILDRAAVLLAFEQLGGADRCLEMAKEYALGRYAFGRVIAGYQAIKHKLADMYVKNEVARSNAYYGAWALNDDAPELPIAAAAARIAASEAFWFASKESIQVHGGMGFTWDVDCHLYYRRSRQLSLVAGAPKVWKERLVSQLEQKNAA
- a CDS encoding thioesterase family protein, with the translated sequence MTRYTDLVAAVAATDAGYAAHVPDDWKQGRTTYGGLSAALCVEAAQRAFPEAPPLRSAQFAFVGPAAGELSIGVKALRQGKSTLFAAVDLVGEQGVATHGTLTFGTPRESHVPAHADIPCPVVAPPDQCEPFHKGDTSQAPSFIRQFDFRVAGGGRPGTGEPPEYLLWIRHRDEAARSLSALVALADAPPPPAMTLFRTFGPISTMTWALDVVGLPGEDDDGWRLLRSRAETIGDGYSTQEMHLWNSQGRPLVLARQNVAIFV
- a CDS encoding vWA domain-containing protein, which gives rise to MVRRGLHVAGVSLLSLAMVGAPPAWAAPQPGDGVVTPAACEALGFRTSQGGDVVVSGMRAAPSRASVMNYAAPTGAPPPPPPPPPNMTPPPPLPLPPVQRSAPPIISGSPHVPTAMDTERYPGAAANPVKRVADEPVSTFSIDVDTAAYANTRRFLNDGVAPPRDAVRVEELINYFDYGYARPASAQTPFRATVAVAPSPWSSQRQILHIGLQGYAAPRADAPPLNLVFLVDTSGSMMGPDRLPLAQKALNVLIDQLRPQDRVAMVAYAGSAGAVLAPTDGRSKLKMRCALGALRAGGSTAGGAGLELAYALAKQNFAKSAVNRVILVTDGDFNVGIADPSRLKDYVADQRKSGVYLSVYGFGRGNYNDTMMQALAQNGNGVAAYVDTLNEARKLLRDDFQASLFPIADDVKIQVEFNPRQVSEYRLIGYETRLLNREDFNNDQVDAGEVGAGASVTALYEITPAGARPSSDPLRYGDKASATPAAGPGELAFLKIRYKLPGGTTSKLIERPIGAGDRYASLAAAPEATRFAVAVAAYGQKLRGDPWVDERFDWPAVTALAQGARGADPDGLRAEFVQLTKAARDVKAR
- a CDS encoding CPBP family intramembrane glutamic endopeptidase; the protein is MARDQGGLEVGQRRFLHPGPLRWLRATGWMALLFIVFAIVYAGAQTVGNPLFSKGGHLLEVLEVAAICAVGLGLYAGIVRLAEGRWPEELSPRQAPADLAIGLVVGAAMLSAVVGGLYALGVYEISGPRPASAWGTIAMAIESGVMEELLMRAIVLRLLMRAFGIWPALVLQAALFGALHLANPNASPTAAAAIAIEAGLMLAGFYLLTGRLWMSIGVHAAWNFTQGWVWGASVSGIPVVESWLVSKPKPGAPEFLSGGAFGPEASLPAMVVGTLTAVVVLWLAWRKGNFKAKADAVQTSGPPASDAVG
- a CDS encoding acyl-CoA dehydrogenase family protein, which gives rise to MDFNDSPEEAAYREKARTWLAQSAAAHRAKWGELKPNTPEHMAAAKDWQATKAGAGYACITWPAAIGGGGGTPIQSVIFGQEETKAGLGYGYFTIGLGMCVPTVMAFADSDTKKRFVSPAVKGDEIWCQLFSEPAGGSDVAALRTRAVRDGDDWVINGQKVWTTGAHYCDYGILLTRTDPDVPKHKGLTMFWIDMRDTAVECRPIHQMSGGREFNEVYFTDLRVKDSQRLGEVGDGWKVALVTLMNERLAVGGSAGPNYREIMKLARQLSGTTGPALKDQAFREKLADWYVQSEGLKFTRFRTMTALSRGQTPGPESSIGKIISANQLQELANTAVEMEDQYGILVDPDQAPAEAVFQQSLMWAPGLRIAGGTDEILKNIIAERVLGLPGDVRVDKDVAFKDMPTGR